The DNA sequence TCCTCCAGCTCGTCGAGGACCGCGGCGGTGTCGTGCAGCGGCTGGTCGAGGTCGATCGCGTCGATGGCCGGGGCGAGGGCGTCGACGGTGACACCGGTGAACGGACGGTCGGTGGCGGCGAGTTTGGCTGCCACCCGCTCTATACCTTCGGTCACGGAGCTGCGGTACCGCTCCGCGGTCGTGTCATTGAGCAGGTGCGAGCGCATGGGGAGGTCCTCCGGTGGGGACGGGCCGTGTGGTGCGGGGTGCGGGGGGCGTGCGTGAATTTAGGTTAGCCTAACCTAAGTAACGCGAACTCAGGGCAGCCTCGACCGTGACTGTGATCACGTGGCTCCCGGCGGTAACTACTCGGCTGCGCGCAGCTGTTCCTCGGTCATGCCCTGGCGCCAGTAGCCGACGAACGTCACCCGGCGCCGGTCGATCCCGCGCTCACCGACGAAGTGCCGGCGCAACGCCTTCACGCGGCCGGACTCACCGGCGATCCAGACGTACGGACGCTCGGCGGGCGGCAGTTCGGCGGCGCGGACGGCATCGAGGCCGTCCTCCTCGACCAGCCAGGTGATCTCGGCCTCGGCCTCGGTCACCAGGTCCTGGATGTCCCCGGCGTCGTGCACCTCCAGCCACACCCGGGCGCGGGTCCCGGCGGGCAGGGTTTCGAGGATGGCGGAGACGGCGGGCACGGCGGTTTCGTCGCCCCAGATCACCACGAGGTCGGTGTTCTGCGGGGGCCGGAACCGGATCGCCCGGTTGTCGGCGATGGCCGGACCGAGCAGCAGGACCCGGTCACCGGCGGCGGCGCGGGAGGCCCAGTGCGAGGCGGGCCCGGCGGGTTCGTGCAGGACGAAGTCGATGTCGATCTCGTCGGGGTTCCGGCGCAGGGCGCGGAGCGTGTACGACCGCATCACGGCGCGGACGTCGTCAGGGAGTTCACGCCATCCCTGCCACCAGCCGTCACCGAGTTCGAGGGGAACCTGTGGCTCGGTCTGGCCGGGATGCGGCAGGAAGATCGACAGGCTCTGGTCACACCCGTCGGAGTGGAAGGCGTGCAGATCGGCCCCGGCGAAGGTGACCCGGACCAGGGACGGCCCGAGCCGCCGCGTCCGTACGACCTGGAGGGAGAAGAAGCGGAAGGGGGCGGCGACGGCGGTGGTCATGGGGGTAACTCCCGAATCGACGTCAGGGGATCCGACCTGCTTTTAGGGGCGCGGGGAACTGCGCGACCAGCCACAACGGGCCCGCAGTCGCCCCGCCACCTCAAGGGGCCCTTGTCTAGGCGACCTTCTTGGCCTTCTCGATGGCCTCGGCCAGGCTCGTCAGCAGCGGCGTGCACTTGTCGTAGGACAGGATCGGCTCGGGAGAGCGGGCGATGACCTGCCCGGCCTTCACCGCAGGCAGCTTCTTCCAGGTGGCCTCGGTGATGTCGGCGGGCTGGATCGTCGAGGAGCGGTCGTCCATCATGATGATGTCGGCCGGGTACTTGTCGACGTTCTCCCAGCTGAGGCTCTCGAACCAGCCGCCGCCCTCCTTCTTGGCGCTCTCCGGCGGCTCGACGAACTTCACGCCGAGGGCCTTGAAGTACTCAAGGTCGATGGAGAGGTTCGTGCCGGAGACGTAGAAGATGTCCTGGCTCGCGGAACCGGCCAGCACCTTGATCTCGGGGCGGGCCTTGGCGGCCTTGCGCACACGCTCGGCCGCGGCCTCGAAGTCCTTCTTGGACTGGGCGACCTTGTCGGCCTTCATGTCCGCGCCGAGGGACTCCGCCAGCTCCCACATCTTCTGCAGCGGCTGGGTGATCTGGCGGTCGTAGACGGAGATCGCGGCGCTCGGGGCGAGCTTGGCGATCTTGTCCTTGGAGGCCTCGGGGACGTACCAGAGGGTGCCCGCGCTGTCGAAGGTCGTGGAGATGAGGACCTCGGGGGCGAACGCCGCGTACTCCTCTACGTTGAACTGGTCCCAGACGTTGCCGAAGACGGTCAGCTTGCTGATGTCCATGTCGCCGGCCTGGACGTCGGCCTTGCCGTCCTGCGTCTTGGTCGGGCCGAAGACGCCCTTGACCTCGATGCCGTAGTCGTGGAGTGCGGCAGCGACACCGACGAAGGCCACGATCTTGGTGGGGACCTTGTCGAGCTTCACGGTGGTGCCGCGGTCGTCCTTGAACGCCCAGGGGCCGGACTTGGCAGCAGTCGTGGCGTCGTCCGAGCCACCGTTCTTCGCGTCGTCGTCCCCGCAGGCTGCGAGCACGGCGCCGAGGCCGAGGGCGCCGCCCGCGGCGAGGATGCCGCGACGGGTGAGGTGGGTGGCTCTTGCGTTGGACATGGGTACGCTGCTTTCGAACAGGGCTGATCACCGGCCGGACAATTCGAAGGTAGGTTAGCCTAACCTGAGCTGATCTCCCAGGGGTGGGTCCCTTGTGATCGAAGCTGTGCGTCCCCTGAGAGATGTGTACCTGAACCAACAAGGTTCAACGCCCTTGCATTGAGGGCTTGTTGACGCCCTTCGCGTGTATCGCGGGCATATCGAAAATCGCATACGCCGCGGCAACGGACCCTCCGTCTCCAATGGGGGCATGAACCCCAACGCATCCTTGTCGGCACCGCCCCGCCGCACACGCAGGATCGTGCTCCTCGGTCTGGCGGTCCTCGGCGTCGCGAGTGCCCTGTTCGTCGTGCGGGGGCCGCTCATGATGTCGGCTCCGAGGTGTATGGCGGGTCGGTGGCACGGCTGCTTCGACACCTTCAACGGTGTGGTGCTCATGACGTTGGTCGCGCTGCCGTTGGCCGTGCTGGTGGCATGGGCGTTGGCACGGCGTCGGCGTGCCGCCGGGGTCCCGTCGGCGTGGCGGACGTCGCTGGCCGAGGTGGGCATGGTCCACGGGACACTGCCGTTCCTGTGGCTGACCATGATGCCGGGCGCCCTGCCCGGCATCGCCCCCGCCCGGGTGAGTCTGGTGCCGCTGCGGGACCTGGTCACGATGGGGCCGCTCGGGATCGTCGGCAACCTGCTGGTCTTCGCGTCCCTGGGGTTCTTCGCCCCGATGCGGTTCGCGGCACTGGCGTCCGTGCCGCGGATCCTGGCGCTCGGGGCGGGCTGCTCGGTCCTGGTCGAAACCGCACAGTACGTGCTGCGCCTCGACCGGGTGTCGTCCGTGGACGACGTGTTGGTCAACGCCGCCGGCGCCGTGCTGGCCGCGCTGGCATCGCGCCGCTGGTGGCGCACCTCGGCGGACGCGCCGTCGGACCGGCCTCGCCCCGCGCCGGCTCCGACGGGCTGAGTCGTGTGCCGGTGTGCACAGGTCTTTGCGCACGTCCTTGCACATGTCCTTGCATACGTCCGCGATATGTTCCGCTGCTTAGGCTCCGGGTATGCGCGTACTGATCGTGGAGGACGAGCCCCACTTGGCCGAAGCCGTCCGTGACGGTCTACGGCTGGAGGCGATCGCCGCCGACATCGCAGGCGACGGCGACACCGCCCTGGAGCTGCTCAGCGTCAACTCCTACGACCTCGCGGTCCTCGACCGTGACATCCCCGGCCCCTCCGGCGACGAGGTCGCCCGGCGCATCGTCGCCTCCGGCAGCGGCATCCCGATCCTCATGCTCACCGCTGCCGACCGGATCGACGACAAGGCCTCCGGGTTCGAGATCGGCGCCGACGACTACCTGACCAAACCGTTCGACCTGCGGGAGCTCGTCCTGCGGCTGAGGGCGCTCGACCGCAGGCGGGCGTATGCCCGGCCCCCGGTCCGCGAGATCGCGGGCCTGCGGGTCGACCCGTTCCGCCGGGAGGTCTTCCGCGACGGACGCTATGTCGCGCTGACCCGCAAACAGTTCGCCGTCCTCGACGTGCTCGTCGCCGCCGAGGGCGGGGTCGTCAGCGCCGAAGAGCTGCTCGAACGGGCCTGGGACGAGAACGCCGACCCCCTCACCAACGCCGTGCGCATCACCGTCTCCGCACTGCGCAAACGGCTCGGCGAACCATGGATCATCGCCACGGTGCCCGGCGTCGGCTACCGGATCGACACCGGTACCCCGCATGACTAGACGCCCAGGGCTCAGTGCCCGACTGAAACTCACCCTCAGCTACGCCGGGTTCCTCGCCGTCGCCGGCGCTCTCCTGCTGACCGTGGTGTGGATGTTCCTGCTGCGCTACGTACCCGACAACCCCCAGGGGCTGCTCGGGATCTCGCCCAACCGCTATCTCCTTGTGCGCACCTTCTTCCCCGCCGCGGCCGTGGCGATGGGTTTCCTGCTCGTGTTCGGCCTCCTCGGGGGATGGATCCTCGCCGGCCGGATGCTCGCACCGCTCACACAGATCACGGACGCGGCACGGATGGCCGGGAACGGGTCGCTGTCCCACCGGATCCGCATGAAGGGCCGCCACGACGAATTCCGTGACCTCGCTGATGTCTTCGACACCATGCTCGAACAACTCGAGTCCCACGTCGGCGAGCAGCAGAGATTCGCCGCGAACGCCTCCCATGAACTGCGCACCCCGCTGGCCATCTCGCGGACGCTCCTCGACGTCGCCCACAAGGACCCGACGCGGGACCGGGGCGAACTCATCGAACGCCTTCAGGCCGCCAATACGCGCGCGATCGACCTCACCGAGGCCCTTCTGCTGCTCAGCCGCAGCGACCGCGGGCACGTCAGCCGCGAGAGCGTCGACCTCTCCCTCGTCGCCGAAGAAGCCGCCGAAACCCTGCTTCCCCTCGCCGAACAGCGCGGGATCACGCTCGACGTCACCGGCGGGGCGACAAGGACCGGCGGCTCCGCGGAGCTCCTGCTGCGGATGGTGACGAACCTCGTCCAGAACGCCATCGTCCACAACCTCCCCGCCGGCGGCACCGTGACGGTCCACACCGAGACACACGGCGACACGAGCGTGCTGCGGGTCGAGAACACGGGCCGGACGCTCCCGCCGGAACTGCTACCGGCCCTCACCGAACCCTTCCAGCGCGGCACGGAACGCGTACGCACCGACGAGCACGCCGGGGTCGGCCTCGGGCTGGCCATCGTGCACAGCATCGTCCGCGCCCACGACGGAACCCTCGGCCTCGTCTCCCGCCCCGCCGGCGGTCTCCTCGTCACGGTCCGGCTTCCCGGTACGCCGTCGGTACCGTCCCCGGGCGGGACCCGCTGAATCGTCGAAGAGAGCTGTGAGGCTCCCGGGACAGCGGGCCCGCCCGGCCGTGGGACTCAGCCCACCAGCCCCAACTCCCGCGCGATCAGCATCCGCTGCACCTCGCTCGTGCCCTCGCCGATCTCCAGGATCTTGGAGTCCCGCCACATCCGGGCCACCGGGTACTCGTTCATGAAGCCGTAGCCGCCGTGGACCTGCGTCGCGTCGCGGGCGTTGTCGACCGCGATGGTGGAGGAATAGAGCTTCGCGAGCGCCGCTTCCTTCTTGAATGGCTCCCCGGACACCAGGCGGGAGGCCGCGTCGCGCCAGGCGAGGCGGGCCGTATGGGCCTTCATCTCCATGTCGGCGATCTTGAACTGGATGGCCTGGTTGGCGCCGATGGGGCGGCCGAAGGCGTGACGTTCCTTCGCGTACTTCACCGACTCGTCCACACAGCCCTGCGCCAGGCCCGTCGCCAGTGCCGCGATGGCGATGCGGCCCTCGTCCAGGATGCGCAGGAACTGGGCGTACCCGCGGCCCTCCTCGCCGAGGAGGTTGGCCGCCGGGACGCGGACGTCCGCGAAGGACAGCTCACGGGTGTCGGAGGCGTTCCAGCCGACCTTGGAGTACGGCGCGGCGACCGTGAAGCCCGGGGTGCCGGACGGGACGATGATGGACGAGATGAGCGGCTTGCCGTCCGGCTTGCGGCCCGTCACCGCCGTGACCGTGACCAGGCCGGTGACGTCCGTACCGGAGTTGGTGATGAAGCACTTGGTGCCGTTGATCACCCACTCGTTCGTCGACTCGTCCAGGCGGGCCGTGGTGCGCGTCGCGCCCGCGTCCGAGCCGCCGTCGGGCTCGGTCAGGCCGAAGGCGCCGAGCATCTCGCCGGAGCACAGGCGGGGGAGCCACTCCCGCTTCTGGGCGTCGGTGCCGAACAGGTGGATCGGCATCGCGCCGAGAGAGACGCCCGCTTCGAGCGTGATGGCCACCGAGGAGTCCACGCGGGCCAGCTCCTCCAGCGCGATGCCCAGCGCCAGATAGTCGCCGCCCATACCGCCGTACTCCTCGGGGAACGGCAGGCCGAACAGGCCCATGCGGCCCATCTCCCGCACGATCTCGTACGGGAACTCATGACGCTCGTAGAAGTCGCCGATCTTGGGCGCCACGACATCGTGGGCGAACGCCTCCACCGTGCGGCGGAGTTCCTCCAGATCGGGGGAGAGACGGTGGTCCATGGCTCTTCACTGCTCCTTGTGGGACAGGGCTCGTACGGTGCGGGACGGGCTGGGTCGGCCCAGTTGCTCGGCCATCCACGCGCTTGTGGCGACTAGGCGGTCGAGGTCGACTCCGGTGTCGATGCCGAGGCCCTGCAGCATCCACACGAGGTCTTCGGTGGCGAGGTTGCCGGTGGCGGACTTGGCGTAGGGGCAGCCGCCGAGGCCGCCGGCGGAGGCGTCGACGGTGGTGACGCCGTGTTCGAGGGCGGCGTACGTGTTGGCCAATGCCTGGCCGTAGGTGTCGTGGAAGTGGACGCCGATGACGTCTGTGGGCACGCCCTCCTCGCCCAGCACGGAGAGGAGTTCCCGCACATGGCCGGGCGTGGCGACGCCGATCGTGTCGCCCAGGCTGAGCTCGTCGCAGCCCATGTCGCGCAGTGCCCTGCACACGCGGACCACCTGGTGGACCGGGACCGCGCCCTCCCAGGGGTCGCCGAAGCACATGGAGACATAGCCGCGGACATGGATGTCCTCGGCCTTGGCGCGGGCCACGACCGGCTCGAAGACCGCCAGTGACTCGTCGAGCGTCCGGTTGAGGTTGGCCTTGGCGAAGGACTCCGTGGCGCTGGCGAAGACGGCGACCCGGCGGGCGCCGAGGGCCAGGGCGCGGTCCAGGCCGCGGTTGTTCGGGACCAGGACGGGGAGCGCCACCGGGAGGTCGCTGACGAGCGGGAACAGCTCTTCCGCGTCGGCCAGTTGGGGCACCCACTTGGGGTGGACGAAGCTGGTGGCCTCGATCGTCGTCAGCCCCGCCTCGGCCAGCCGGCGCACGAACTCCGCTTTGACCTCGGTCGGCACGGTCGACTTCTCGTTCTGCAGGCCGTCGCGGGCCCCGACCTCGTGGATGCGGACGCGGGCGGGCAGACCCGGCGCCGGCACGACCATGGGCAGTGTCATCGCTCCTCCTGTGCGGCGTCGCTCGCCGGGGTGATGACCGCCAGGACCTGGTCCATGGCGACGGTGGTGCCGGGTGTGACGTCCAGTTCGGCGACCGTGCCGGCGTGCGGGGCGGAGATGACGTGCTCCATCTTCATCGCCTCGACGACCAGCAGGCTCTGCCCTGCGGCCACTTCGTCGCCGACGGCGACCTTCACCACCGTCACCGTGCCAGGCATCGGCGCGGTGAGGGAGTCGGCGCCGGAGTGCCCGGCTCCGGTGAGGGACGCGGCGACCGGGTCGTGGTCGCGCACGTGCCAGGCGTCGCCGTCCCGGCCCAGCCAGGTGCCGTCCGGCAGGGCGGCGAGGTCGAAGGTGTGCCGGACGCCGTCCAGGGTCACCGACACTCGGCCGTCCGTGACGGTGGCGGAACCGCGCGGGGCGTACTCCACCGGGTCCTGCACCCGCAGCGGGAAGCCGACGGGCTTCGGGGTGCCGCCGAGGCGCCAGCCGCTCGGCACCGAGAACGGGTCCGTCCAGCCGTCGCCCCGCGGCCGCAGCGCCTCCATCCGGACGGCCGCCGCCGCCTCGTAGACCTCGTCGGGTACGTCCGTGGCGACCAGGTCGTCCACCACGCGCTCGACCAGCCCGGTGTCCAACTCGCCCGCGACGACCGCCGGATGCGCGAGCAGCCGCCGCAGGAACCCGGCGTTCGTCTGCACGCCCAGCGTGACCGTCTCCGCGAGAGCCGCCCGGAGCTTGCGCAGCGCCGTGGCGCGGTCGGGGCCGTACGCGATCACCTTGGACAGCATCGGGTCGTACAGGCTGCCGACCTCGGTGCCCTCGCTGAGCCCGGAGTCGGTGCGGATGCCGTCGCCCTGGGGCTCGCGCAGCTTGCGGACCGTGCCGCCCGAGGGGAGGAACCCGCGCGCGGGGTCCTCGGCGCAGATCCGGGCCTCCACCGCGTGCCCGGTGAGGCGTACGTCCTCCTGCGCGAAGGCCAGCGGCTCGCCCGCCGCCACCCGCAGCTGCCACTCCACCAGGTCGAGTCCGGTGATGAGCTCGGTGACCGGGTGCTCGACCTGGAGGCGGGTGTTCATCTCCATGAAGTAGTACGAGGACGGGTCGCCGCCCGGCACGATGAACTCCACCGTGCCCGCGCCTCGGTAGCCGCAGGAGCGGGCCGCCTGTACGGCGGCCTCGCCCATTCCCGCTCGCGTGGCCTCGTCGAGGAGCACACTCGGCGCCTCCTCGATGATCTTCTGGTGCCGCCGCTGCAGGGAGCACTCACGCTCCCCGAGGTGGACGACGTTCCCGTGGCCGTCGGCCAGGACCTGGATCTCGATGTGCCGGGGCCGGTCGATCCACCGCTCGACGAGGAGCGTGTCGTCACCGAAGGAGGCGCGTGCCTCACGGCGGGCGGCGGCGATCTCGTCGCCCAGCACGGCCGCGTCCCGCACCAGCCGCATGCCCTTGCCGCCACCGCCGGCCGACGGCTTGAGCAGCACGGGCATGCCGATCTCACGGGCGGCGTCGGCGAGTTGGGCGTCCGTGAGCCCGCTGCCGCTGGAGCCCGGGACGACCGGGACGCCGGCCGCCTTCACCGTCTCCTTGGCCCGGATCTTGTCGCCCATCAGCGAGATGGCGTCGGCGGGCGGTCCGATGAAGACCAGCCCGGCGTCGGCGCAGGCACGCGCGAAGCCGGCGTTCTCCGCGAGGAAGCCGTACCCCGGGTGGACGGCCTGGGCGCCGGTGCGGGCCGCCGCCTCCAGCAGCCGCTCCACCGACAGATAGCTCTCGGCCGCCGGCGCCGGACCGATGCGTACCGCCGTGTCGGCCTCACGGACATGCCGGGCGTCGGCGTCCGCGTCGGAGAAGACGGCCACCGAGC is a window from the Streptomyces sp. NBC_00299 genome containing:
- a CDS encoding siderophore-interacting protein, with translation MTTAVAAPFRFFSLQVVRTRRLGPSLVRVTFAGADLHAFHSDGCDQSLSIFLPHPGQTEPQVPLELGDGWWQGWRELPDDVRAVMRSYTLRALRRNPDEIDIDFVLHEPAGPASHWASRAAAGDRVLLLGPAIADNRAIRFRPPQNTDLVVIWGDETAVPAVSAILETLPAGTRARVWLEVHDAGDIQDLVTEAEAEITWLVEEDGLDAVRAAELPPAERPYVWIAGESGRVKALRRHFVGERGIDRRRVTFVGYWRQGMTEEQLRAAE
- a CDS encoding ABC transporter substrate-binding protein, coding for MSNARATHLTRRGILAAGGALGLGAVLAACGDDDAKNGGSDDATTAAKSGPWAFKDDRGTTVKLDKVPTKIVAFVGVAAALHDYGIEVKGVFGPTKTQDGKADVQAGDMDISKLTVFGNVWDQFNVEEYAAFAPEVLISTTFDSAGTLWYVPEASKDKIAKLAPSAAISVYDRQITQPLQKMWELAESLGADMKADKVAQSKKDFEAAAERVRKAAKARPEIKVLAGSASQDIFYVSGTNLSIDLEYFKALGVKFVEPPESAKKEGGGWFESLSWENVDKYPADIIMMDDRSSTIQPADITEATWKKLPAVKAGQVIARSPEPILSYDKCTPLLTSLAEAIEKAKKVA
- a CDS encoding VanZ family protein encodes the protein MNPNASLSAPPRRTRRIVLLGLAVLGVASALFVVRGPLMMSAPRCMAGRWHGCFDTFNGVVLMTLVALPLAVLVAWALARRRRAAGVPSAWRTSLAEVGMVHGTLPFLWLTMMPGALPGIAPARVSLVPLRDLVTMGPLGIVGNLLVFASLGFFAPMRFAALASVPRILALGAGCSVLVETAQYVLRLDRVSSVDDVLVNAAGAVLAALASRRWWRTSADAPSDRPRPAPAPTG
- a CDS encoding response regulator transcription factor, which produces MRVLIVEDEPHLAEAVRDGLRLEAIAADIAGDGDTALELLSVNSYDLAVLDRDIPGPSGDEVARRIVASGSGIPILMLTAADRIDDKASGFEIGADDYLTKPFDLRELVLRLRALDRRRAYARPPVREIAGLRVDPFRREVFRDGRYVALTRKQFAVLDVLVAAEGGVVSAEELLERAWDENADPLTNAVRITVSALRKRLGEPWIIATVPGVGYRIDTGTPHD
- a CDS encoding sensor histidine kinase, with the translated sequence MTRRPGLSARLKLTLSYAGFLAVAGALLLTVVWMFLLRYVPDNPQGLLGISPNRYLLVRTFFPAAAVAMGFLLVFGLLGGWILAGRMLAPLTQITDAARMAGNGSLSHRIRMKGRHDEFRDLADVFDTMLEQLESHVGEQQRFAANASHELRTPLAISRTLLDVAHKDPTRDRGELIERLQAANTRAIDLTEALLLLSRSDRGHVSRESVDLSLVAEEAAETLLPLAEQRGITLDVTGGATRTGGSAELLLRMVTNLVQNAIVHNLPAGGTVTVHTETHGDTSVLRVENTGRTLPPELLPALTEPFQRGTERVRTDEHAGVGLGLAIVHSIVRAHDGTLGLVSRPAGGLLVTVRLPGTPSVPSPGGTR
- a CDS encoding acyl-CoA dehydrogenase family protein produces the protein MDHRLSPDLEELRRTVEAFAHDVVAPKIGDFYERHEFPYEIVREMGRMGLFGLPFPEEYGGMGGDYLALGIALEELARVDSSVAITLEAGVSLGAMPIHLFGTDAQKREWLPRLCSGEMLGAFGLTEPDGGSDAGATRTTARLDESTNEWVINGTKCFITNSGTDVTGLVTVTAVTGRKPDGKPLISSIIVPSGTPGFTVAAPYSKVGWNASDTRELSFADVRVPAANLLGEEGRGYAQFLRILDEGRIAIAALATGLAQGCVDESVKYAKERHAFGRPIGANQAIQFKIADMEMKAHTARLAWRDAASRLVSGEPFKKEAALAKLYSSTIAVDNARDATQVHGGYGFMNEYPVARMWRDSKILEIGEGTSEVQRMLIARELGLVG
- a CDS encoding hydroxymethylglutaryl-CoA lyase; its protein translation is MTLPMVVPAPGLPARVRIHEVGARDGLQNEKSTVPTEVKAEFVRRLAEAGLTTIEATSFVHPKWVPQLADAEELFPLVSDLPVALPVLVPNNRGLDRALALGARRVAVFASATESFAKANLNRTLDESLAVFEPVVARAKAEDIHVRGYVSMCFGDPWEGAVPVHQVVRVCRALRDMGCDELSLGDTIGVATPGHVRELLSVLGEEGVPTDVIGVHFHDTYGQALANTYAALEHGVTTVDASAGGLGGCPYAKSATGNLATEDLVWMLQGLGIDTGVDLDRLVATSAWMAEQLGRPSPSRTVRALSHKEQ
- a CDS encoding acetyl/propionyl/methylcrotonyl-CoA carboxylase subunit alpha; the encoded protein is MTQTMFDTVLVANRGEIAVRVIRTLRSLGVRSVAVFSDADADARHVREADTAVRIGPAPAAESYLSVERLLEAAARTGAQAVHPGYGFLAENAGFARACADAGLVFIGPPADAISLMGDKIRAKETVKAAGVPVVPGSSGSGLTDAQLADAAREIGMPVLLKPSAGGGGKGMRLVRDAAVLGDEIAAARREARASFGDDTLLVERWIDRPRHIEIQVLADGHGNVVHLGERECSLQRRHQKIIEEAPSVLLDEATRAGMGEAAVQAARSCGYRGAGTVEFIVPGGDPSSYYFMEMNTRLQVEHPVTELITGLDLVEWQLRVAAGEPLAFAQEDVRLTGHAVEARICAEDPARGFLPSGGTVRKLREPQGDGIRTDSGLSEGTEVGSLYDPMLSKVIAYGPDRATALRKLRAALAETVTLGVQTNAGFLRRLLAHPAVVAGELDTGLVERVVDDLVATDVPDEVYEAAAAVRMEALRPRGDGWTDPFSVPSGWRLGGTPKPVGFPLRVQDPVEYAPRGSATVTDGRVSVTLDGVRHTFDLAALPDGTWLGRDGDAWHVRDHDPVAASLTGAGHSGADSLTAPMPGTVTVVKVAVGDEVAAGQSLLVVEAMKMEHVISAPHAGTVAELDVTPGTTVAMDQVLAVITPASDAAQEER